The Bacteroidota bacterium sequence AGACTATGGCGAATGGGAGGGGCTAACATTCAATGAGGTGCAAAATAAATACAGGGATCAGTATGTATTATGGGAAAATAAGCCTGAAAAAGTAAGATTTCCTGGCGGCGAAACCCTTGAAGAGGCAAGGAAAAGATCATTCACAGGCTTTAAAAATATTATAAAAAACAACACCGATAAATCAATTCTAATTATCCCCCATAGGGTAATAAACAAGATCCTTTTATGTGCAATTTTAGGTATTGGTAATTCCAACTTCT is a genomic window containing:
- a CDS encoding histidine phosphatase family protein; protein product: MTKIYLVRHGQTEWNKDLMFRGRKDIPLNETGNREAEAIAHALENKNIDAIYTSPLKRSIQTGEPTANIFGIKSIPIQEFIDIDYGEWEGLTFNEVQNKYRDQYVLWENKPEKVRFPGGETLEEARKRSFTGFKNIIKNNTDKSILIIPHRVINKILLCAILGIGNSNF